A DNA window from Paenibacillus andongensis contains the following coding sequences:
- a CDS encoding glycoside hydrolase family 127 protein, with protein MGISTSMRQIGRRVHIQDGFWNPFTALVRETVIPYQWEALNDRIPDAEPSYAIRNFRIAAGMEEGEFGGMVFQDSDVAKWIEAVGYSLASQPDPELERTTDELIELIAKAQHNNGYLNTYYSVKEPGNEWTNLHEAHELYCAGHMMEAAVAYYEATGKRRLLDVVCKFADYIDTVFGREQGKLRGYDGHQEIELALVKLYQATGEERYLKLAQFFIDERGQSPNFLIEECKQRGGYSHWAKKELPIPTLEQIAYNQAHVPVREQDVALGHSVRAVYMYTAMADLASLTGDRELFEACRRLWDNTTKRQMYITGGIGSTHHGEAFTFDHDLPNDTVYAETCASIGLIFFARRMLLLEAKSEYADVLERALYNNVLGSMSRDGKHYFYVNPLEVWPKASLNNPDRRHVKSVRQKWFGCSCCPPNVARLLTSLNDYIYTTSAEDNKVYTHLFIGSEAQFELAVGQVALKQQSRLPWEGYVRIELTAVPDTEFTLALRIPSWCYGQAVLKINGKISDYDIENGYAAVSRQWAQGDIVEWEPVLEAHLISSHPEIRANRGKAAIERGPLVYCLEETDNGSLLPNLSIDREAELQSYYDTELLGGAVVIEAKGRADERASWQENMAYRPLAQQQVSEPVKLKAVPYYLWGNRQPGEMSVWIRI; from the coding sequence ATGGGAATTTCAACGAGCATGCGGCAGATTGGAAGGCGTGTACACATACAGGACGGATTTTGGAATCCGTTTACAGCGCTGGTGCGGGAGACGGTTATTCCCTATCAATGGGAGGCGCTTAACGACCGGATTCCAGATGCCGAGCCGAGCTATGCGATCCGTAATTTCCGGATTGCGGCCGGGATGGAAGAAGGCGAATTCGGGGGGATGGTTTTCCAAGACAGCGATGTGGCGAAGTGGATTGAAGCGGTCGGATACTCGCTTGCAAGCCAACCCGACCCCGAGCTGGAGCGAACTACAGACGAGTTGATCGAGCTAATTGCCAAGGCTCAGCACAATAACGGTTATCTGAACACGTATTACTCGGTCAAAGAACCAGGGAATGAGTGGACGAATCTTCATGAAGCGCATGAGCTTTACTGCGCGGGCCATATGATGGAGGCAGCGGTTGCGTATTACGAAGCCACGGGAAAACGGAGACTGCTTGATGTCGTTTGCAAATTTGCCGACTATATCGACACCGTATTTGGTCGCGAACAAGGCAAACTAAGAGGTTATGACGGCCACCAGGAGATAGAGCTGGCGCTAGTGAAGCTGTATCAAGCGACGGGAGAGGAGCGTTATTTGAAGCTGGCGCAATTTTTTATCGATGAGCGCGGTCAATCGCCGAACTTTCTGATTGAAGAATGCAAGCAAAGAGGCGGCTACAGTCATTGGGCGAAGAAGGAGCTGCCGATTCCGACCCTTGAACAAATAGCCTATAATCAGGCGCATGTGCCAGTTCGTGAACAGGACGTCGCTTTAGGCCATTCTGTACGGGCAGTCTATATGTATACGGCGATGGCAGACCTTGCAAGCCTGACAGGTGACCGGGAACTATTCGAGGCATGCCGTCGATTGTGGGATAACACGACGAAACGGCAGATGTACATTACTGGCGGCATCGGTTCGACGCATCATGGCGAGGCGTTTACCTTCGACCACGACTTGCCGAACGATACCGTATATGCCGAGACGTGTGCATCCATCGGTCTCATCTTCTTCGCTCGCCGCATGCTGCTTCTGGAGGCGAAGAGCGAGTACGCCGATGTCCTAGAGAGGGCGCTGTATAATAACGTTTTAGGCAGTATGTCGAGGGACGGTAAACATTACTTTTATGTCAATCCACTGGAAGTGTGGCCGAAGGCTTCCTTGAATAACCCGGACCGTAGGCACGTGAAGTCGGTGCGGCAGAAGTGGTTCGGCTGCTCCTGCTGCCCACCGAATGTGGCACGGCTTCTTACCTCGCTGAACGATTATATTTATACAACTTCTGCAGAGGATAACAAAGTTTATACGCATTTGTTCATCGGCAGCGAAGCGCAGTTCGAGCTAGCTGTCGGTCAAGTGGCGCTGAAGCAGCAATCGCGTCTTCCTTGGGAAGGTTATGTGCGAATTGAATTAACTGCTGTTCCGGACACCGAATTTACACTTGCGCTACGCATTCCGTCTTGGTGCTATGGGCAAGCTGTGTTGAAAATTAACGGAAAGATTTCGGATTACGATATTGAAAATGGATATGCTGCCGTATCTAGGCAATGGGCACAGGGAGACATCGTGGAATGGGAGCCCGTACTTGAGGCGCATTTGATTTCTTCACATCCGGAGATCAGGGCTAATAGGGGTAAAGCTGCTATTGAACGCGGTCCGCTAGTTTATTGTCTGGAGGAAACGGATAACGGCAGTTTGCTTCCTAATTTGTCTATCGATCGCGAAGCCGAGCTGCAATCGTATTACGACACCGAGCTGCTCGGTGGAGCGGTCGTTATTGAAGCGAAAGGTCGCGCTGATGAACGAGCTTCCTGGCAAGAGAATATGGCGTACCGCCCGCTTGCGCAGCAGCAAGTGTCTGAGCCTGTAAAGCTTAAAGCTGTACCGTATTACTTGTGGGGCAACCGACAGCCGGGTGAAATGTCGGTCTGGATTCGTATTTGA
- a CDS encoding helix-turn-helix transcriptional regulator codes for MNESGIIWMELPPVPYYITTGLSTLSPGEQHPSRRNIGIFDLLWVVKGTLYIGEEDRQWEVTEGQTLLLLPDRYHYAMKPCETETVFYWNHFDFKGSWLQTSDNAANPAYPVQHVWANPYTIRIRQYASPPEFPLAENHLRKMLASSDQHRSATFWNEQQLFMELLRLLEEGYSGSDASPALKLAEKAEAYLRQHYQADVTNESLAEALHFHPNYVVRCMKEIYHCTPMEYLHEYRLEQAKLLLIKTDWPIGQIAERVGFQYAPYFSNCFKLYAGISPLRFRKQYSH; via the coding sequence ATGAACGAATCGGGAATCATTTGGATGGAGCTGCCGCCAGTGCCCTATTACATTACAACCGGGTTATCAACCTTAAGTCCGGGAGAGCAGCACCCGAGCCGCCGGAACATCGGCATCTTCGACCTGCTTTGGGTTGTCAAAGGGACGTTATACATCGGAGAAGAGGATAGGCAGTGGGAGGTAACGGAGGGACAGACTCTGCTGCTATTGCCCGACCGTTATCACTATGCGATGAAGCCTTGTGAGACGGAGACTGTTTTCTATTGGAATCATTTCGACTTTAAAGGGAGTTGGCTCCAAACGTCGGACAATGCTGCAAACCCAGCCTACCCGGTCCAGCACGTATGGGCAAACCCCTATACGATTCGGATTCGGCAGTATGCCTCGCCACCGGAATTTCCCCTTGCAGAGAACCACCTTCGCAAAATGCTCGCGTCGTCAGACCAGCATCGCTCGGCGACCTTTTGGAACGAGCAGCAGCTGTTCATGGAACTGCTGCGTCTATTAGAGGAAGGGTATAGCGGAAGCGACGCCTCCCCTGCTTTAAAACTCGCAGAGAAAGCGGAAGCTTACCTTAGGCAGCACTATCAGGCTGACGTGACGAATGAGTCACTTGCGGAGGCCCTTCATTTTCACCCGAACTATGTTGTTAGGTGTATGAAAGAGATCTACCATTGTACGCCAATGGAATATCTGCACGAGTATCGACTGGAACAAGCTAAGCTGCTGCTGATCAAAACCGATTGGCCGATCGGGCAAATCGCCGAACGGGTCGGTTTCCAGTACGCACCATACTTCTCCAACTGTTTCAAACTGTATGCCGGCATCTCACCTCTGCGTTTCCGCAAGCAGTATTCACATTAG
- a CDS encoding GH32 C-terminal domain-containing protein gives MKIKWMLKAFLICFIACTASLGVTTAYASSFNTNMPGYTPISGTWSIQSVSGVKGVSAANTNAFAVSTTTTGTNFVYEADVTVDSASSFGVGSLVFRASEDGSKGYVVSVDPNLDCVRLFDYATGSDVGTPYTTIINTGTAYHLKVTADGPQIKVYLGSVLAISASDTKYSNGNLGYHVYNGTVYFQNVYQYETTTNLIGWNVASGTWTTTTQGWRGTAVSGQNAYAISSTSSDDFTYEADVLIEDTYAVSTLLFRSNASATQGYGLQIDPNLDRLRLLNISGDVTLGTQTVTLDTGNVYHVKVKAEGTVIKVYLQTNYLQADGYDPILTVTNAAYSSGFVGLNVFNGSANFQKILISDANTNLVGWTSINGNWTPHLDGVKAVSTGAADTFRIAANTASDFVLEGDLKVDAGTPFATAGLLFRTNASATSGYILNIDPNLDQIRLFKAGTGTTMATSTRTIDTGKTYHVEIIASGSSIKVYVDGYATPAINATDSTYLSGKIGLNTYNGTAYFQNMHVTDLSEYSNEMYRPGYHYTQEASKASDPNGLVYYAGEYHLFHQDEGRWAHAVSTDLTHWKRLPIALPFNDLGNAWSGSAVVDTNNVTGLFGGGSGLVAFYTNYNPDKVGGNQKISLAYSIDKGRTWQQYSGNPIVQNPGGVNGGWDFRDPKVVWDSDHNEWVMVVSGGDNIRFYTSTNLLTWTYTSSFGFGSYLHGGTWECPDFFQLGVDGGATNKKWVLSISTGPATQTNGSSSEYFVGSFDGSTFTSDNPASTVLRSEYGKDMYAAITFSDIPSNARRIEIGWMSNWDNPFSEPTFPFHGQLSIPRELTLVTYPEGVRLAQKPVTEMNNLRGTATTFNNVTITPTSTNLLSGLSGNAYEIDAEFQLPATGAASEFGISLRELGSQKTVVGYQPPASKMFVDRVNAGRTDFTANFASRNDVVVNPVNNRVKMHIYVDESSVEVFGNDGKVVFSDIILPDSARDGLNFYTTGGDVTVVSMSVYPLANTWRNEPTSGTIPQKVVMDKPNLEIGVGSTKQFYTTVLPRTAINKNVIWSTNNGAIATVTAVDARSANIVGISPGRAVITATTQSGSIVGTTVVQVGPAFSTNLTGWTSTNQAQWIPTADGIAGYFDLDSNYMSTVTGGNFTYEADMKLDALGGAGSIIFRSDATGSNGYYFNVDPSLKTLRLFYKLNGSFTSSQIISSVPMLLQQSKTYHVKIVTSGTNIKVYFDGGSMPVIDVNDSHFSNGNFGLNLFGGRAYYQNVIWIAN, from the coding sequence ATGAAAATCAAATGGATGTTGAAAGCATTTCTAATTTGTTTCATTGCATGTACGGCGTCATTAGGAGTTACGACAGCCTACGCATCAAGCTTCAATACAAATATGCCGGGCTATACACCCATTTCCGGGACTTGGTCTATTCAGTCAGTTAGCGGAGTTAAGGGAGTAAGCGCAGCGAATACGAATGCTTTTGCAGTGTCGACGACAACAACAGGGACTAATTTTGTTTACGAAGCCGATGTGACGGTAGACAGCGCCTCATCTTTCGGCGTAGGATCTCTTGTCTTCCGAGCCAGCGAAGACGGATCCAAAGGGTATGTGGTCAGCGTTGACCCGAATCTCGACTGTGTAAGGCTTTTTGATTATGCTACTGGTTCCGATGTGGGGACACCGTATACAACGATAATAAATACAGGAACTGCTTATCATCTGAAGGTCACGGCTGACGGACCGCAAATCAAAGTGTATCTAGGCAGTGTACTGGCGATTTCCGCAAGTGACACGAAGTATTCCAATGGGAATCTGGGCTACCACGTGTATAACGGAACGGTTTACTTTCAGAATGTCTATCAGTATGAAACGACGACGAACTTAATAGGTTGGAATGTGGCATCAGGTACATGGACTACGACGACACAAGGCTGGAGAGGGACGGCTGTCAGCGGACAAAACGCCTATGCGATCTCATCGACGAGCTCAGATGATTTTACCTATGAGGCGGATGTGCTCATTGAAGACACATACGCGGTATCCACGCTGCTTTTCCGTTCGAATGCCAGCGCAACACAGGGATACGGTCTGCAAATCGACCCTAATCTCGATAGACTTCGACTGTTAAATATCAGCGGTGATGTCACGCTTGGCACGCAAACAGTGACCCTGGATACTGGCAACGTTTATCATGTCAAGGTGAAAGCAGAAGGCACTGTAATCAAGGTCTATTTGCAAACCAATTACTTGCAAGCGGATGGCTATGATCCAATTTTGACGGTTACGAATGCGGCTTATTCGTCAGGCTTTGTCGGGCTGAATGTCTTTAACGGCAGCGCCAATTTCCAAAAAATTCTGATCAGTGACGCGAACACGAATTTAGTGGGCTGGACATCCATCAATGGAAACTGGACGCCACATCTGGACGGTGTGAAAGCTGTTAGCACCGGAGCGGCTGACACCTTCCGAATCGCAGCGAACACAGCGTCCGATTTCGTGCTTGAAGGCGACTTGAAAGTGGATGCCGGTACGCCATTCGCAACAGCAGGGCTTCTTTTCCGTACGAATGCAAGCGCTACCAGTGGTTATATACTCAACATTGATCCTAACCTGGATCAAATCCGTTTATTTAAAGCGGGTACCGGAACGACGATGGCCACCTCAACGCGTACGATTGACACAGGTAAAACGTACCATGTTGAGATCATCGCAAGCGGTTCATCTATCAAAGTATATGTAGACGGCTATGCGACCCCGGCGATTAATGCTACTGACAGTACCTACTTGAGCGGGAAAATTGGTCTGAATACGTATAACGGAACAGCCTATTTTCAGAATATGCATGTGACCGATTTAAGCGAGTACTCTAATGAGATGTACCGTCCTGGGTATCATTATACACAGGAAGCAAGTAAAGCGAGCGATCCCAACGGACTTGTCTACTATGCAGGTGAATATCATCTGTTTCATCAGGACGAAGGTCGGTGGGCACATGCGGTAAGCACAGATCTTACACATTGGAAACGTCTACCTATCGCACTTCCCTTCAATGATTTGGGCAATGCTTGGTCAGGTTCAGCGGTCGTGGATACGAACAATGTAACAGGATTGTTTGGCGGAGGCTCTGGTCTCGTTGCTTTCTATACGAATTATAACCCTGATAAGGTCGGTGGCAACCAGAAAATCAGTCTCGCCTACAGCATCGACAAAGGGAGAACCTGGCAGCAGTATTCAGGCAATCCTATTGTACAGAATCCCGGCGGCGTGAACGGCGGTTGGGATTTCCGCGATCCTAAAGTTGTTTGGGACAGCGATCACAATGAATGGGTAATGGTGGTATCGGGCGGGGACAATATCCGTTTCTATACGTCCACCAACCTGCTCACCTGGACATATACAAGTTCATTTGGTTTTGGTAGCTATCTACATGGAGGTACCTGGGAATGTCCTGACTTTTTCCAGCTTGGGGTAGATGGGGGAGCGACGAACAAGAAATGGGTGCTTTCGATTAGCACAGGTCCAGCAACGCAAACGAACGGTTCCTCGTCTGAATATTTTGTAGGTTCATTCGACGGGTCGACTTTTACCAGCGACAATCCAGCCAGCACCGTACTTAGAAGCGAGTATGGCAAAGATATGTATGCGGCTATAACCTTCTCGGACATTCCTTCGAATGCACGCCGGATTGAAATTGGTTGGATGAGCAACTGGGATAATCCTTTCAGTGAACCCACATTCCCGTTCCACGGTCAATTGTCGATACCTCGTGAGCTTACACTGGTAACGTATCCGGAGGGGGTGCGGCTTGCTCAGAAACCAGTTACTGAGATGAATAATCTGCGCGGCACAGCCACTACATTTAACAACGTAACCATAACACCGACGAGCACAAATTTGTTGTCCGGCTTATCCGGCAATGCTTACGAAATTGATGCTGAGTTTCAACTTCCCGCAACCGGAGCGGCATCCGAGTTTGGGATTAGTCTAAGAGAGCTCGGAAGTCAAAAAACGGTCGTAGGTTATCAACCGCCTGCCTCCAAAATGTTCGTGGATCGCGTGAATGCGGGCCGAACTGATTTCACGGCCAATTTCGCCTCGCGAAATGATGTCGTTGTAAATCCCGTGAACAATCGTGTGAAAATGCACATTTATGTCGATGAATCCTCGGTAGAGGTATTCGGCAATGACGGTAAGGTCGTCTTCTCCGACATTATACTGCCGGATTCGGCCCGTGACGGCTTGAATTTCTATACGACAGGCGGTGATGTGACTGTAGTTTCTATGAGTGTGTATCCGCTAGCAAATACATGGCGCAACGAACCGACTAGCGGAACCATTCCGCAAAAAGTTGTGATGGATAAACCTAATCTTGAAATCGGCGTTGGTTCAACGAAGCAGTTCTACACAACTGTGCTTCCTCGCACCGCAATAAATAAAAATGTAATCTGGAGCACCAACAATGGCGCAATCGCTACAGTAACGGCTGTGGATGCCCGCAGTGCCAATATCGTGGGAATCAGTCCTGGTCGCGCGGTGATTACAGCAACGACACAGTCCGGCTCGATTGTGGGCACAACTGTCGTCCAGGTAGGTCCTGCATTCAGCACGAATTTGACAGGATGGACTTCGACCAACCAAGCGCAATGGATTCCGACGGCTGACGGGATTGCAGGTTATTTTGATCTGGACAGCAACTATATGTCCACGGTAACGGGCGGCAACTTCACCTATGAAGCCGATATGAAGCTGGATGCGTTGGGAGGAGCGGGTTCCATCATCTTCCGCAGCGATGCCACAGGCTCGAACGGCTATTACTTCAATGTCGATCCAAGTCTGAAAACACTGCGTTTGTTCTACAAGCTGAACGGCAGCTTTACCAGCTCACAAATCATTTCCAGCGTGCCGATGCTGCTGCAGCAAAGTAAAACCTATCACGTAAAAATTGTAACTAGCGGAACAAACATCAAAGTTTACTTTGACGGCGGTTCCATGCCGGTCATAGATGTTAATGACTCGCATTTCAGCAATGGTAACTTCGGTCTTAATCTCTTTGGAGGCAGAGCTTATTATCAGAATGTTATCTGGATCGCGAATTAA
- a CDS encoding Gfo/Idh/MocA family protein gives MKIGFIGCGVISGAHLEGLKKLKDENKLTFQLTAVCDLKVGRAEAFAAEVDRQLGFRPEVYTEYRQMLEKGGLDAVSVLLDHDLHHTVTEDCFSAGIHVQMQKPLAISPSFGRKMLADAKKFNKVLTLSEPSVLGAGNVAMARAVKAGLIGDVYMIMDYATVTLGRSFFAGTAWRHMKGRAGAGWINDHGVHRTHFFTEVNGPIQEVFSYTRIFEKELNDGETTIHPTGEDTSVTVFRFENGGLGHWMCSTAAHGEKTDGVWIYGSKGCLRPGQHVTLEDKSIVTHSEIIQRYAPEVVENPFAHSYMELWEAIAEQKQPISSAERGLEALGVVFAALESGHTGQPVNVQSIIQGDKHAYEDTVLAEMKSARS, from the coding sequence ATGAAAATCGGATTCATAGGCTGCGGAGTGATTTCCGGTGCGCACCTGGAAGGCTTAAAGAAATTAAAAGATGAGAACAAACTGACCTTTCAGCTGACGGCTGTTTGCGACCTTAAGGTAGGGAGAGCGGAGGCTTTTGCCGCAGAAGTGGACAGGCAGCTTGGGTTTCGGCCGGAAGTATACACGGAGTATCGCCAGATGCTGGAGAAAGGAGGTCTGGATGCGGTTTCCGTCTTATTAGATCATGATCTGCATCATACAGTGACGGAGGATTGCTTCTCAGCAGGCATCCACGTGCAAATGCAAAAACCGTTGGCGATATCCCCTTCCTTTGGTCGCAAAATGCTTGCTGATGCTAAGAAGTTCAATAAAGTATTGACGCTTTCTGAACCGAGTGTGCTGGGCGCTGGTAATGTTGCGATGGCGCGAGCAGTAAAAGCAGGCTTGATCGGCGATGTGTATATGATCATGGATTACGCAACGGTCACACTGGGACGCTCGTTTTTTGCAGGAACTGCATGGCGTCATATGAAAGGCCGTGCGGGCGCAGGCTGGATTAATGATCACGGGGTTCACCGCACTCATTTCTTCACAGAAGTGAATGGGCCTATCCAAGAAGTGTTCTCCTATACGCGAATTTTTGAAAAGGAACTAAATGACGGCGAAACAACCATTCACCCTACCGGAGAAGATACATCTGTCACTGTATTCCGTTTTGAGAATGGAGGTCTGGGTCATTGGATGTGCAGTACAGCAGCTCACGGTGAGAAGACTGACGGGGTATGGATCTACGGGAGCAAAGGATGCCTGCGTCCTGGTCAACACGTAACACTTGAAGACAAATCAATTGTTACCCATTCTGAAATCATCCAGCGTTACGCGCCTGAAGTTGTAGAAAACCCTTTTGCCCACTCTTACATGGAATTGTGGGAAGCGATTGCTGAGCAAAAGCAGCCTATTTCCAGCGCTGAACGTGGTCTCGAAGCATTGGGAGTCGTGTTCGCCGCTCTGGAGTCCGGACATACGGGTCAGCCTGTAAATGTCCAAAGCATCATTCAAGGTGATAAGCATGCCTATGAAGATACCGTTCTAGCAGAAATGAAATCAGCTCGTTCTTGA